In one Butyrivibrio proteoclasticus B316 genomic region, the following are encoded:
- a CDS encoding replication-associated recombination protein A gives MDLFDYMRQNNKEKESPLAARMRPRTLDEVVGQQHIIARDKLLYRAISADKLSSIILYGPPGTGKTTLAKVIAGTTKAEFMQINATIAGKKDMEDVVNKAKDNLGMYGKKTILFIDEIHRFNKGQQDYLLPFVEDGTVILIGATTENPYFEVNGALISRSIIFELKPLTADDIKVLLNRAVTDNERGMGAYKAVLETDAADFLADLADGDARHALNAIELGILTTPRSEDGLIHITKEVAEECIQKKVARYDKDGDNHYDTISAFIKSMRGSDPDAAVYYLARMLNAGEDPKFIVRRMMVCASEDVGNADPQALQVAVSASLAVERLGMPEARITLAQAASYIATAPKSNAAICAIDDAMATVRETGNLPIPSHLQDAHYKSAGKLGHGIGYKYAHDYPNNYVEQQYLPYELNGKEFYNPSGNGYEVKIKEHMKKLKGQK, from the coding sequence ATGGACTTATTTGATTATATGAGACAAAACAATAAAGAAAAGGAATCTCCGCTTGCCGCAAGGATGCGTCCGAGGACTCTTGATGAGGTCGTCGGGCAGCAGCATATCATTGCAAGAGACAAGCTTCTTTATCGTGCAATTTCAGCAGATAAGCTGAGCTCCATAATCTTATATGGGCCTCCCGGGACAGGTAAGACTACACTTGCCAAGGTCATCGCAGGAACTACCAAGGCGGAGTTCATGCAGATAAATGCCACAATAGCCGGCAAAAAAGATATGGAAGATGTGGTTAATAAGGCCAAGGATAACCTTGGAATGTATGGCAAGAAGACCATTCTTTTCATAGATGAGATACACAGATTTAATAAGGGGCAGCAGGATTACCTCCTTCCGTTTGTTGAGGATGGAACAGTTATCCTGATAGGTGCAACTACTGAAAATCCATATTTTGAAGTTAACGGGGCTCTTATTTCGAGGTCAATTATCTTTGAACTCAAGCCTTTGACAGCAGATGATATCAAGGTTCTGCTCAATAGGGCTGTTACAGATAATGAGAGAGGAATGGGAGCGTACAAGGCTGTTCTTGAGACAGATGCAGCGGATTTTCTTGCAGATCTGGCTGATGGAGATGCAAGACATGCTCTTAATGCAATAGAGCTTGGTATTTTGACTACTCCCAGAAGTGAGGATGGACTTATCCACATCACCAAGGAAGTCGCCGAGGAATGCATCCAGAAGAAGGTTGCCAGATATGACAAAGATGGGGATAACCATTACGACACAATCTCCGCATTTATCAAGAGCATGAGAGGCTCTGATCCTGATGCGGCCGTATATTATCTTGCGCGAATGTTAAACGCAGGTGAGGATCCCAAGTTTATTGTTCGTAGGATGATGGTCTGTGCTTCTGAGGACGTGGGAAATGCTGATCCACAGGCACTTCAGGTTGCAGTTTCTGCTTCTCTTGCAGTTGAGAGGCTGGGAATGCCGGAAGCCAGGATCACACTGGCTCAGGCTGCGAGTTATATAGCTACTGCGCCCAAGTCTAATGCAGCTATCTGCGCTATTGATGATGCTATGGCTACTGTCAGGGAAACAGGAAATCTTCCAATTCCGTCTCATCTTCAGGATGCACATTATAAATCAGCGGGTAAGCTTGGACATGGAATAGGGTATAAGTACGCTCACGATTATCCTAACAATTATGTGGAACAACAGTATCTTCCATATGAACTAAATGGCAAAGAGTTTTATAATCCATCCGGAAACGGATATGAAGTTAAGATCAAAGAGCATATGAAAAAGCTCAAAGGTCAGAAATAA